A stretch of Kyrpidia spormannii DNA encodes these proteins:
- the argJ gene encoding bifunctional glutamate N-acetyltransferase/amino-acid acetyltransferase ArgJ produces MADRWDEMQQEERQEWLGVTAPKGFWAGAAAAGIRDGKAERLDVAILYSEQPAVAAGMFTTNRVRSAAVEATEARIREQRRLQAVVVNSGNANACTGEQGTADVLAIQIQAADLFGLEPGDIGVASTGVIGVPLPMDRLSAGIEEAAKKIRDDGGRAFAEAILTTDTYTKEVVRELTVDGQTVRIGGAAKGSGMIHPNMATMLAFLTTDAEVESEALQEALRHAVDASFHCISVDGDTSTNDTVLLLANGMAGNRPLRPDHPDWDRFVEAVTEAAIHLAKAIARDGEGATRLIETRVEGASTDEEARRVAKAVIGSSLVKTAVYGADPNWGRILCAAGYAGSSFDPQNVDIYIGDIAVCRRGGAVPFDEEAARVVLRGDPVPLRVVIGEGSGKAVAWGCDLTERYIEINAHYRT; encoded by the coding sequence GTGGCTGACCGGTGGGATGAAATGCAACAGGAGGAACGCCAAGAATGGCTGGGGGTCACGGCCCCAAAAGGGTTCTGGGCGGGGGCGGCAGCGGCGGGCATTCGGGACGGAAAAGCCGAACGCCTCGATGTGGCCATTCTGTACAGCGAGCAGCCTGCGGTGGCGGCGGGCATGTTCACGACCAACCGGGTCCGATCGGCGGCCGTAGAGGCGACCGAGGCCAGGATCCGGGAGCAGCGGCGGTTGCAGGCGGTGGTGGTTAACAGCGGAAACGCCAATGCCTGTACCGGGGAGCAAGGAACTGCGGACGTGCTCGCTATTCAGATCCAGGCGGCGGACCTGTTCGGATTGGAACCGGGCGATATCGGGGTGGCCTCCACGGGAGTGATTGGGGTTCCGCTTCCCATGGACCGTTTGAGCGCGGGCATCGAGGAGGCCGCAAAAAAAATTCGAGACGACGGCGGCCGCGCGTTTGCTGAAGCGATCCTGACCACAGATACGTACACCAAGGAAGTGGTTCGGGAGCTGACGGTCGATGGGCAAACAGTAAGGATCGGCGGGGCGGCCAAAGGATCCGGGATGATCCATCCCAATATGGCCACCATGCTCGCGTTTCTCACCACCGACGCCGAGGTGGAATCGGAAGCTTTGCAAGAAGCGCTGAGGCATGCGGTGGATGCGAGTTTTCATTGCATCAGCGTGGACGGGGATACCAGCACCAATGATACCGTCTTGCTTTTGGCAAACGGCATGGCGGGAAATCGACCACTTCGCCCGGATCACCCGGACTGGGACCGGTTTGTCGAGGCTGTCACCGAGGCAGCGATCCATCTGGCGAAGGCCATTGCCAGGGACGGAGAAGGGGCAACCCGTTTGATTGAGACCCGGGTGGAAGGGGCGTCCACCGACGAGGAGGCCCGGCGCGTCGCCAAGGCGGTGATCGGATCGAGCCTCGTCAAGACGGCGGTGTACGGCGCCGACCCGAATTGGGGACGGATTCTCTGCGCTGCGGGATATGCCGGATCTTCCTTCGATCCACAGAATGTGGACATTTATATTGGGGACATTGCCGTTTGTCGCCGGGGCGGAGCGGTGCCCTTCGATGAGGAAGCCGCCCGGGTTGTCCTGCGGGGGGACCCGGTGCCATTGCGGGTGGTGATCGGGGAGGGCTCCGGAAAGGCCGTGGCGTGGGGGTGCGATTTGACCGAGCGTTATATCGAGATTAACGCCCATTACCGGACATAA
- the argB gene encoding acetylglutamate kinase — MSEEEKAAVLIEALPYIQRFAGKIFVIKYGGSAMGERFTDVILDIIWLKQVGIHPVVVHGGGKEITAMLERLGHRAQFVEGLRVTDEAVMEVVEMVLSGAVNPRLVAAFNQHDGGAVGLSGVDGMLLEVAKKHHPAGDIGYVGEVVHVNTALIEGLLDRHLIPVIAPVGVDREGRRYNVNADEAAGAVAGALGAEKLFLITDVPGIVRRGPGGSEVVSKITAEEIRQLVESGEIYGGMIPKVKACLTALEAGAKHVHIINGEDPHALLLEVFTDRGIGTMVLPAGEGPE, encoded by the coding sequence ATGAGCGAGGAAGAAAAAGCGGCGGTCTTGATTGAAGCACTGCCGTATATCCAGCGCTTTGCGGGAAAGATTTTCGTCATCAAATATGGCGGCAGTGCGATGGGGGAGCGTTTTACCGATGTCATCCTGGACATCATCTGGTTAAAGCAGGTGGGGATTCACCCCGTGGTGGTTCACGGAGGCGGGAAAGAGATCACCGCCATGCTGGAGCGCCTGGGCCATCGGGCGCAGTTCGTGGAGGGTCTTCGAGTCACCGATGAGGCGGTGATGGAGGTCGTGGAGATGGTGCTCTCCGGCGCGGTCAATCCGCGCCTCGTGGCGGCATTCAATCAGCACGACGGAGGGGCCGTCGGTTTGTCGGGCGTGGACGGAATGCTCTTGGAGGTGGCCAAAAAACACCACCCCGCCGGGGACATCGGCTATGTGGGCGAAGTGGTGCACGTGAACACCGCCCTGATCGAGGGATTGCTCGATCGCCACCTGATCCCTGTCATTGCGCCGGTGGGTGTCGATCGGGAAGGACGGCGGTACAATGTGAACGCCGACGAGGCCGCCGGGGCTGTGGCCGGGGCGCTCGGGGCGGAAAAATTGTTCCTCATCACGGATGTACCCGGAATTGTGCGCCGAGGGCCCGGTGGTTCGGAAGTGGTGTCGAAAATCACGGCGGAGGAGATCCGTCAGCTGGTGGAAAGCGGCGAGATCTACGGTGGAATGATCCCCAAGGTAAAGGCCTGCCTGACCGCCTTGGAGGCGGGAGCTAAACACGTTCATATCATCAATGGGGAGGATCCGCACGCCTTGCTGTTGGAGGTGTTCACCGACCGGGGAATCGGCACGATGGTCCTTCCTGCCGGGGAGGGGCCCGAATGA
- a CDS encoding acetylornithine transaminase, giving the protein MTLSNEEVVAHSGALMHTYSRWPVAMVRGEGVWLWDADGNQYLDFAAGIAVAILGHSHPAVAEAIADQARTLLHCSNLFYIPQQVELANWLVKHSAMDQVFFCNSGAEASEAAIKLARRWAYHNGMPERSTVITLEHSFHGRTLGALTATAQPKYQEGFGPLLGGVRHVPVGDVKALEEALDGTVCAVMMEMVQGEGGVMPVPTDYVQEVRALCDRRNVLLVIDEVQTGMGRTGTFFAYEQFGVQPDICTLAKGLANGVPVGAVLAKRRVAEAFVPGSHGSTFGGNPLAMRAALATVEVVEKERLWEKAARRGAYLRGRLANALGNHPHLREIRGMGLMLGVVLDEGASQVAEACLKRGLLVTVAGGTTIRLLPPLIVEEPEIDMAVERLTAALDDVFGRE; this is encoded by the coding sequence GTGACATTGAGCAACGAAGAGGTCGTGGCGCATTCCGGCGCGCTCATGCATACGTACAGCCGGTGGCCGGTGGCGATGGTGCGGGGGGAAGGGGTCTGGCTTTGGGATGCCGATGGCAATCAATACCTTGATTTTGCCGCCGGGATTGCGGTGGCGATTCTCGGACACAGCCATCCGGCGGTGGCCGAGGCGATCGCGGACCAGGCTCGAACCTTGCTGCACTGCTCGAACTTGTTTTACATCCCCCAGCAGGTGGAGTTAGCCAACTGGCTGGTGAAACACTCGGCCATGGATCAGGTATTTTTCTGCAACAGCGGGGCCGAGGCCAGTGAGGCGGCGATCAAACTGGCCCGGCGATGGGCGTATCACAACGGTATGCCCGAACGGTCGACGGTGATCACATTGGAGCACTCCTTCCACGGGAGGACTCTGGGAGCTCTTACAGCCACCGCCCAACCGAAGTACCAGGAAGGGTTTGGTCCGCTGCTTGGCGGCGTGCGCCACGTCCCCGTGGGAGATGTGAAAGCTTTGGAAGAAGCCTTAGATGGAACGGTCTGTGCGGTCATGATGGAAATGGTCCAGGGGGAAGGCGGGGTGATGCCCGTGCCCACAGACTATGTGCAAGAAGTGCGGGCCCTGTGCGATCGCCGCAATGTCCTTCTCGTCATCGACGAAGTACAGACCGGAATGGGGCGAACGGGAACATTTTTTGCGTACGAGCAGTTTGGAGTGCAACCGGACATTTGCACCCTGGCCAAAGGACTGGCCAACGGCGTTCCGGTGGGCGCCGTGTTGGCAAAACGCCGGGTGGCTGAGGCTTTTGTCCCCGGTTCTCACGGCTCCACCTTTGGCGGCAACCCCCTGGCTATGCGGGCCGCCTTGGCGACGGTGGAGGTCGTGGAGAAAGAGCGGCTGTGGGAGAAGGCTGCCCGACGCGGGGCGTACCTGCGAGGCCGCCTAGCCAATGCGCTGGGGAATCACCCGCACCTTCGGGAGATTCGCGGGATGGGACTGATGCTTGGCGTGGTGCTCGATGAGGGCGCCTCCCAAGTGGCCGAAGCATGTCTGAAGCGGGGCCTCTTGGTAACGGTGGCCGGCGGGACCACCATTCGGTTGCTGCCTCCGTTGATTGTCGAGGAACCGGAAATCGACATGGCGGTGGAGCGATTGACGGCGGCATTGGATGATGTTTTC